A window of Haliscomenobacter hydrossis DSM 1100 contains these coding sequences:
- a CDS encoding polysaccharide deacetylase family protein: MYLIKTPHFIQNLFPHFTWRIPTEEKQIFLTFDDGPIPEVTPWVLEQLEKYNAKATFFCVGDNIQKNPEIFQQVKNAGHVIGNHTMNHLNGWVSENLTYFHNIRQGARQAKSVLFRPPYGRITPKQTQFLLRHYRIVMWDVLSGDFDNTNSPEQVLRNVVQNAGPGSIVVFHDSIKSKERLEYALPRMLEHFTAEGYTFDSLNAQEMFETELVHKRA, from the coding sequence ATGTATTTGATCAAGACACCCCATTTTATCCAAAACCTGTTTCCGCACTTTACGTGGCGGATACCCACCGAAGAGAAACAAATCTTCCTCACTTTTGACGATGGTCCCATTCCCGAAGTCACGCCCTGGGTTTTGGAGCAATTGGAAAAATACAATGCCAAAGCGACTTTCTTCTGTGTGGGGGACAACATTCAGAAGAACCCCGAGATTTTCCAGCAAGTGAAAAACGCCGGACATGTCATCGGTAACCACACCATGAATCACCTCAATGGTTGGGTTTCCGAAAACCTGACCTACTTTCACAACATTCGGCAAGGAGCCAGACAAGCTAAGTCCGTGCTTTTTCGCCCGCCATATGGCCGCATTACGCCCAAACAAACCCAGTTTTTGTTGCGGCATTACCGCATCGTGATGTGGGATGTACTGAGTGGAGATTTTGACAATACCAATTCTCCAGAGCAAGTACTTCGCAACGTGGTACAAAATGCCGGACCAGGCTCTATTGTGGTGTTTCACGATAGCATCAAGTCAAAAGAGCGGCTCGAATATGCGCTTCCCAGGATGTTGGAACATTTTACGGCGGAGGGGTATACTTTTGATAGCCTTAATGCCCAGGAGATGTTTGAAACAGAGTTGGTGCACAAGCGGGCATAA
- a CDS encoding LytR/AlgR family response regulator transcription factor gives MLKCLIVDDDLMARTAMENLCKRAENLEIAASFASAEEALQFLNNDRVDLIFLDVEMPGLSGIELMDRLSSFPHIIITSARTEYAYEAFEYQVVDYLKKPITFLRFQRAMEKVLDAERRIQKYKEEAKDVYIREEGKLVRISLDDILFFENLGDYVTIRTANGKRHIIHGTMKGIDSKMKDPRFVKVHRSYIINLDKIKDIEENTLVIAETVIPISRSHKQGLLNRLNFL, from the coding sequence ATGCTCAAATGTCTAATCGTAGATGATGATCTGATGGCGCGTACTGCAATGGAGAATCTTTGCAAGCGTGCCGAGAACCTGGAAATTGCCGCCAGTTTCGCCTCTGCGGAAGAAGCTTTGCAGTTTCTCAACAATGACCGTGTGGATCTCATTTTTTTGGATGTAGAAATGCCTGGATTGAGTGGGATTGAATTGATGGATCGCTTATCCAGTTTTCCACACATCATCATTACTTCTGCCCGCACGGAATACGCCTACGAAGCATTCGAGTACCAGGTGGTTGACTACCTCAAAAAACCCATCACATTTTTGCGTTTTCAACGGGCCATGGAAAAAGTGCTGGATGCAGAGCGACGCATTCAAAAATACAAAGAAGAAGCCAAGGACGTTTACATTAGGGAGGAGGGCAAATTGGTGCGCATCAGTTTGGACGATATTCTTTTCTTTGAAAATTTAGGGGACTACGTCACCATTCGGACAGCCAATGGAAAACGTCACATCATTCATGGTACGATGAAAGGAATCGATTCCAAAATGAAGGATCCCCGATTTGTCAAAGTGCATCGTTCTTACATCATCAATTTGGACAAAATCAAGGACATCGAAGAAAATACCTTGGTGATTGCAGAGACCGTCATCCCAATTAGCAGAAGCCATAAACAAGGGCTACTGAATCGGCTCAATTTCCTATAA
- a CDS encoding T9SS C-terminal target domain-containing protein, translated as MKHLVYSIPILALCLLSMTFLQGKTAKLAISHPSFRLVGDTTIVACEDVDTAYSTWFNTLQLQVVLPAQLNGHTVAITPMPPEALVFNGPCTDTLRLTFRVTNSGGGVVSNDTYVFIVQDTAAPRIVSTIADSLILGCKDPIPDSSVVSITDNCALETVTYNQTEQGSGNCIYRRKFVRTWVAIDACGNRSSYRQVIILTDDDAPEFEQFPNDTTIACDRPLVPELLGVPILKDNCDPSPVLSFTDEVVITGDPNCKKTYELQRLWKSEDVCGNSAVRRQIIEVTDNVKPSFTPPRDTVIDCRFGDDPQFSGKPSKLQDNCNNLTEANLSYNDVLQNGACDNNYIVLRTWRLSDSCGNFTTHQQRIEVVDRSAPEITRAPINLILNCDATLDAEARFNSWINSLGNALAVDNCTTPASALRWILQDAVTGAAVTFPALRCLTGDSIILERRVRFIVEDECGNRDTAIAIFQVIDDQAPELSNCPADVEVNTDPGQCTVNYTLQAPQVDEVCTLAAPNDEDLLYGYTINNGPLKPVAGFVPVQVTLNIGANLITYYVQDCAGNIDSCSYTVTVRDRERPEIVCPPDFELILAQGACVAPLTLPRPAAMDNCSLAGSYSRTLPLDSAAAFLTYTFTAALNSYIAGGKILLFDGVAPNATGDADIIVNYKGDFDSPNAILEVFGENGRFLGSSNPGDASCSQAGQLNVKISRDTFNRWAVDGIINLRVAPRRISTPSGQPGEGVNPCNPSAIVNDGDTDRKGYIFANLSYPSVLPTYFAQGATVITPTRMPLLPDSVRVQFALGETRVSYLIQDASGNADTCTFKVVVRDTELPVALCKATTLFINPSGLETEQVNATEIDAGSSDNCGMPSLTLAPSTFTCAQAGTVQNVTLTVTDRAGNVARCSTIVRIENERPAPAANSGLCGNDTLSLFANPPLANGGTVFTFRWMGPNGFTSNLRNPTIPKVSSRNAGSYSVEITGITGCKSTGTVEVSIEDLPITPALLLTKENYCAEEDIVLSSSIAPSGSNVIYRWYKGEAPSGMLIGQTIVPSLTLRAPHAESQDNYYLSIESGGCESLPSAPKVIRIFKKPLAIPKTTSYSVCEGQPIVFGTEVAGPGITYQWMGPNGYNSTSQFPPAINAATAASSGVYSLVISRFGCASDQTFIPVSVLPRPQQPQLTYTGAVCEGGKITLRTNATAAFYTWISPALEEFRTSVNSFDLNNVSSAQEGPWRLYVTNQECSSDRSQALEIVVFDRPQPKVSANPPNVCEGSRLELRVTPATPNASFQWSGPNGYSSVGTSVAIDNVRQVNAGRYLLKVTNIEGCVGSDSVEVGVINSIRIINVSNNAPRCLAGPTDIILSANFFPLDDGNFRYSWTGPNGYAANTAQAIIPNATQANNGNYSVVITTAGGCTSDVVSTLVNVSDPPLTPTIPRLSETTVQPLCVGGAITLCTNAYQGSTVTYNWITPNKGVVLSSNPCLTIPQTTVDDSGIYSVFVSIDGCNSRESGEVLLQITPKPSISASTSGPVCQGLPIELKSTFIPGAQYNWSGPNFSSSQANPVIPEADSAQHAGNYSVFATLNGCKSEIMTTKVEVLPSARRPSLVANSPVCISGTDTRLRLSLRPGTTTPGAIYTWSGPNGVVLGNSSTTDFDVTDFSNYVEGINTFNVSAKLGVCNSPVSEPFPISFSKIPPGQAFAGTDQLICEKNSITLSAQAPALGTGVWSLAEGDTTGVRIVGPTSATTLVNGLKGGQNYTFRWSLSNGACLNYGNDEVKITVNKADTAFAGTDILACFSREIKLDARASNSAAGRWTQSEVQGLLGVTILDPSSPQTGVTGMQPGNLYAFSWTLQAGGCGNISDEVLVLISDPGPFAGMDNSVCNTEPITQLNADTPTDGSRGRWTSLTEGVSIPNPDEPKAQARNLRIGTNVFVWEVDNGICGRDSRDTVVVTYKRSPKAVNDEVNGNFGVELPINVLLNDTVPANTQVAIIRAPFNGILTAKGNGLFSFLPRTNFVGEDKFLYELCSVGCACSQAEVSIEIGSGSDEICKIPSVITPNNDLVNDVFTVPCLLDATAYPESQVIIFNRWGDEVYRSGKPYKNTWSGTYNGEDLPADTYFYLVDFGKGEKPKNGFLVIVR; from the coding sequence ATGAAGCATTTGGTTTACTCCATTCCAATATTGGCGCTGTGCCTTCTGAGCATGACTTTTTTGCAGGGCAAAACAGCAAAACTCGCCATCAGTCATCCATCATTTCGTTTGGTTGGAGATACGACCATCGTGGCGTGTGAGGATGTAGATACCGCTTACAGCACCTGGTTCAACACTTTACAATTGCAGGTGGTATTGCCCGCTCAGTTGAACGGTCATACTGTAGCCATTACTCCGATGCCTCCCGAAGCATTGGTATTCAATGGGCCTTGCACGGATACATTGCGCCTGACTTTTCGCGTAACCAATTCCGGCGGAGGGGTAGTGTCCAATGATACGTATGTTTTTATCGTTCAGGATACCGCAGCACCCCGCATTGTTTCAACTATTGCCGATTCACTGATTCTGGGCTGTAAAGACCCCATACCCGATTCTTCGGTGGTTAGCATTACCGACAATTGTGCTCTGGAAACGGTAACTTACAACCAAACCGAGCAAGGCAGCGGCAATTGCATCTACCGCCGTAAATTCGTCCGCACCTGGGTGGCCATTGACGCCTGTGGCAATCGCAGCAGCTATCGACAGGTGATCATTTTGACCGACGATGACGCGCCAGAATTTGAGCAATTTCCAAATGATACCACGATCGCTTGCGATAGACCCCTTGTACCCGAACTGCTGGGCGTTCCAATCTTGAAAGACAATTGTGACCCCAGTCCGGTCTTGAGTTTTACCGATGAGGTGGTGATCACGGGCGATCCCAATTGCAAAAAAACGTATGAATTGCAGCGTTTGTGGAAAAGTGAAGACGTATGTGGCAATAGTGCCGTACGCAGACAGATCATTGAAGTGACCGACAATGTAAAACCATCTTTTACACCTCCCCGCGATACCGTTATCGATTGTCGTTTTGGCGATGATCCACAATTTTCGGGCAAACCCAGCAAGCTCCAAGACAATTGCAACAACCTTACTGAGGCCAACCTCAGCTATAACGATGTATTGCAAAATGGCGCTTGTGACAACAATTACATCGTCTTGCGCACCTGGCGATTAAGCGATAGCTGCGGCAATTTCACCACCCATCAACAGCGCATTGAGGTCGTAGACCGTAGCGCACCAGAAATTACCCGGGCACCGATCAACCTCATTTTGAATTGTGATGCCACTCTGGATGCAGAAGCGCGCTTCAATTCCTGGATCAATAGTTTAGGCAACGCGCTGGCTGTCGACAATTGTACCACGCCTGCGTCGGCGTTGCGCTGGATTCTCCAGGACGCGGTAACTGGCGCTGCGGTAACTTTTCCTGCACTGCGCTGTCTTACTGGTGACAGCATCATACTAGAACGCCGCGTACGCTTCATTGTAGAGGATGAATGTGGAAACCGCGATACGGCAATTGCGATCTTCCAGGTAATCGACGATCAGGCTCCTGAACTAAGCAATTGCCCCGCTGATGTTGAGGTCAATACCGATCCGGGGCAATGTACCGTAAATTATACCCTGCAAGCGCCACAAGTAGATGAAGTGTGTACTTTGGCCGCGCCCAACGATGAAGATTTGTTGTACGGATACACCATAAATAATGGGCCGCTTAAGCCTGTTGCCGGATTTGTACCCGTGCAAGTGACCTTAAACATTGGCGCTAATCTCATCACTTATTACGTACAAGATTGTGCTGGCAACATTGACTCTTGTTCCTATACGGTAACGGTACGTGACCGCGAACGGCCCGAAATAGTATGCCCCCCTGATTTTGAACTCATCCTGGCTCAAGGTGCCTGCGTTGCCCCCCTGACCTTACCGCGCCCGGCGGCTATGGACAATTGTAGTTTAGCGGGAAGTTACAGCAGGACACTGCCTTTGGATAGTGCCGCTGCATTTTTGACCTATACCTTTACTGCTGCCTTGAACAGTTACATCGCTGGTGGCAAAATCTTGCTGTTTGATGGCGTTGCACCGAATGCTACCGGAGATGCCGATATCATTGTAAATTATAAAGGAGATTTTGACTCACCCAATGCGATCCTGGAGGTTTTTGGAGAAAATGGGCGCTTCCTGGGCAGTTCAAACCCAGGAGACGCCAGCTGTAGTCAAGCCGGACAATTGAATGTAAAAATCTCCCGGGATACCTTCAATCGTTGGGCCGTAGACGGCATCATCAACCTGCGCGTGGCGCCACGACGGATCAGCACCCCTTCTGGACAACCGGGAGAAGGCGTAAATCCCTGCAACCCGTCCGCAATTGTCAATGATGGCGATACCGACCGCAAAGGATATATTTTTGCCAATTTGTCTTACCCCAGTGTATTGCCCACTTATTTTGCCCAAGGTGCTACGGTAATTACACCAACCCGGATGCCGCTCCTTCCTGATAGTGTTCGGGTGCAGTTTGCGTTGGGAGAAACCCGGGTATCCTACCTCATCCAGGATGCCAGTGGCAATGCCGATACCTGTACCTTTAAAGTAGTGGTACGCGATACCGAACTCCCTGTTGCACTTTGCAAGGCGACGACCTTATTTATCAATCCTTCCGGTTTGGAAACAGAACAGGTAAACGCTACCGAGATTGATGCAGGCAGTTCCGACAATTGTGGCATGCCGAGCTTGACCCTGGCCCCCAGCACTTTTACCTGCGCTCAAGCAGGAACCGTCCAAAACGTAACTTTGACCGTTACGGACCGGGCAGGCAACGTAGCCAGGTGCTCCACCATCGTACGCATTGAGAACGAACGCCCAGCACCCGCAGCCAACTCCGGTTTGTGTGGAAATGATACCCTTTCCCTTTTTGCCAATCCTCCCTTGGCCAATGGTGGTACGGTATTTACTTTTCGATGGATGGGACCCAATGGATTTACTTCCAATTTACGAAACCCCACTATTCCAAAAGTAAGCTCCCGCAATGCCGGGTCTTATTCGGTGGAAATTACGGGCATCACCGGGTGTAAATCGACAGGAACGGTAGAAGTCTCCATCGAAGATCTGCCGATAACCCCTGCTTTATTGTTGACCAAAGAAAATTATTGTGCCGAAGAAGACATCGTACTCAGTTCCTCAATTGCTCCCTCCGGTTCAAACGTCATTTACCGCTGGTACAAAGGAGAAGCACCTTCCGGCATGCTGATCGGTCAAACCATCGTACCCAGTTTGACTTTGCGCGCTCCTCATGCCGAAAGCCAGGACAATTATTACCTGAGTATTGAATCAGGCGGCTGCGAGTCTCTGCCTTCGGCACCCAAAGTAATCCGCATTTTTAAAAAACCTTTGGCGATTCCCAAAACAACCAGTTATTCGGTTTGTGAAGGACAGCCCATTGTATTTGGTACGGAGGTTGCTGGCCCCGGAATCACTTATCAATGGATGGGGCCTAATGGGTACAATTCCACCAGTCAATTTCCACCTGCCATCAATGCGGCTACCGCCGCCAGCTCAGGGGTATATTCCCTGGTAATTTCTCGTTTTGGTTGTGCATCGGATCAAACTTTTATTCCGGTAAGTGTTCTACCTCGTCCACAACAACCACAGTTGACCTACACTGGTGCCGTTTGTGAGGGTGGGAAAATCACCTTGCGCACCAATGCTACTGCTGCATTTTATACCTGGATCAGTCCAGCGTTGGAAGAATTTCGCACCAGCGTCAACAGTTTTGACCTCAACAATGTAAGCAGCGCCCAGGAAGGCCCCTGGCGCTTATACGTGACCAATCAGGAATGTAGCTCAGATCGTTCTCAAGCCCTGGAAATCGTTGTTTTTGATCGCCCCCAACCCAAAGTATCTGCCAATCCACCCAATGTTTGTGAAGGCAGTCGCCTTGAATTAAGGGTTACTCCGGCTACACCCAACGCGTCTTTTCAGTGGTCTGGTCCGAACGGATATAGTTCGGTGGGAACTAGTGTAGCCATCGACAACGTTCGCCAAGTCAATGCGGGTCGCTATCTGCTGAAGGTGACCAATATCGAGGGCTGCGTAGGTAGCGATTCGGTAGAAGTTGGCGTCATCAACAGCATTCGCATTATTAATGTCAGCAACAACGCGCCCCGTTGTTTAGCCGGACCAACAGACATCATTTTATCCGCTAACTTTTTCCCGCTGGACGATGGCAATTTTCGCTACAGTTGGACAGGCCCTAACGGATATGCCGCCAATACCGCCCAAGCCATCATTCCAAACGCAACCCAAGCCAACAATGGCAACTATTCGGTGGTCATCACAACAGCTGGAGGTTGTACCTCGGATGTGGTGAGTACACTGGTCAATGTCAGTGATCCTCCGCTTACACCCACGATACCCAGACTCTCGGAAACCACTGTACAACCGCTTTGTGTTGGTGGCGCAATCACGTTATGTACCAATGCATACCAAGGCAGTACGGTTACCTACAACTGGATCACGCCAAACAAGGGAGTCGTCTTATCAAGTAACCCTTGTTTGACCATCCCACAAACCACTGTAGACGATTCGGGAATTTATTCGGTATTTGTGAGTATTGATGGTTGTAACTCCCGTGAATCGGGGGAAGTGTTGTTGCAGATTACCCCAAAACCCAGCATCAGTGCTTCGACCAGCGGTCCAGTTTGCCAAGGTTTACCCATTGAACTCAAATCTACTTTTATCCCCGGTGCACAATACAATTGGAGTGGACCAAATTTTAGCTCCTCACAGGCCAATCCAGTTATCCCTGAAGCGGATTCCGCACAACACGCTGGTAATTATTCAGTTTTTGCGACGCTCAATGGTTGTAAATCCGAAATCATGACCACCAAAGTGGAAGTGCTGCCCAGTGCCCGTCGGCCTTCTCTGGTGGCCAACAGCCCCGTTTGTATCAGCGGAACCGATACTCGCCTGCGCTTATCCTTGCGGCCGGGTACGACTACGCCGGGAGCGATATACACCTGGTCAGGACCCAATGGTGTGGTATTGGGCAACAGCTCCACGACTGATTTTGATGTCACAGATTTCAGCAATTACGTCGAAGGCATCAATACGTTTAACGTGAGCGCAAAACTCGGCGTCTGCAATTCGCCAGTTTCAGAGCCATTCCCCATTTCATTCAGCAAAATACCTCCAGGGCAGGCCTTCGCCGGGACGGATCAACTCATTTGTGAAAAAAACTCCATTACCCTGAGCGCCCAGGCTCCTGCTTTGGGAACTGGTGTTTGGAGCCTCGCTGAAGGGGATACAACGGGTGTGCGCATCGTTGGGCCAACGTCCGCTACAACTTTAGTCAATGGGTTAAAGGGAGGGCAGAATTATACTTTCCGCTGGTCACTTTCGAATGGAGCCTGCTTGAATTACGGCAATGATGAGGTCAAAATAACGGTCAATAAAGCGGACACTGCTTTTGCAGGCACCGACATATTGGCCTGTTTTTCCCGAGAAATTAAACTCGATGCCCGGGCATCGAACAGCGCAGCAGGTAGATGGACCCAATCAGAAGTGCAAGGCCTGCTGGGGGTAACCATTTTGGATCCAAGTTCGCCCCAAACAGGCGTAACCGGTATGCAACCCGGTAATTTGTACGCTTTCTCCTGGACTTTACAAGCGGGTGGTTGTGGCAACATCAGTGATGAAGTGCTGGTACTTATTTCCGATCCTGGGCCTTTTGCGGGGATGGACAACTCGGTCTGTAATACCGAACCCATCACCCAACTCAATGCCGATACCCCAACCGATGGCAGTCGGGGGCGCTGGACCAGCCTGACCGAAGGGGTGAGCATCCCGAATCCGGACGAACCCAAAGCACAAGCCCGTAACCTGAGGATTGGCACAAATGTATTTGTATGGGAAGTGGACAATGGCATTTGTGGCCGGGACTCCCGCGATACGGTCGTCGTCACTTACAAGCGTTCGCCCAAAGCCGTGAATGATGAAGTGAATGGAAATTTTGGGGTTGAACTTCCCATCAACGTTTTACTGAATGATACGGTTCCGGCCAATACCCAGGTCGCCATCATCAGAGCGCCATTCAATGGTATTCTTACCGCCAAAGGCAATGGGTTGTTCAGCTTTTTGCCGCGTACCAATTTTGTCGGAGAAGATAAATTTTTGTACGAACTCTGTAGTGTTGGTTGTGCCTGTTCTCAAGCCGAGGTCAGCATTGAAATCGGTTCTGGCTCAGATGAAATCTGCAAAATCCCCTCGGTCATCACCCCCAACAACGATTTGGTCAACGATGTATTTACCGTTCCCTGTTTATTGGATGCGACAGCGTATCCCGAAAGCCAGGTGATCATCTTCAACCGCTGGGGTGATGAGGTGTATCGATCTGGCAAACCTTACAAGAACACCTGGTCGGGTACCTACAATGGCGAAGATTTGCCTGCGGATACCTATTTCTACCTAGTCGATTTTGGAAAAGGGGAAAAACCCAAAAATGGATTTTTAGTTATTGTAAGATAA
- a CDS encoding metal-dependent transcriptional regulator, whose translation MDNISHTEENYLKAIYKISEQSGAKASTNAIAADMNTSAASVTDMIKRLNEKSLVLYESRRGVSLTAEGLRIATELIRKHRLWEVFLVEKLRFSWDEVHDIAEQLEHIKSEELVKRLDIYLAYPKFDPHGDPIPDADGNFTFRKQAPLAESKLGDKVIVVGVQDHAPAFLQYLDRLKLGLGAQLEILDYHEYDGSMKVRLKNEGEETLSRKVSEHLLVQKQQKA comes from the coding sequence ATGGATAACATCTCACATACTGAGGAAAATTACCTTAAAGCAATTTATAAAATTTCAGAACAAAGCGGCGCCAAGGCAAGCACCAATGCCATTGCGGCAGATATGAATACCAGTGCAGCCTCGGTAACCGACATGATCAAGCGGCTCAATGAAAAAAGCCTGGTGCTATACGAAAGTCGCCGAGGAGTAAGCCTCACCGCAGAAGGCCTGCGCATTGCTACCGAACTCATTCGCAAACACCGCCTTTGGGAGGTTTTTTTGGTTGAAAAATTGCGCTTTTCATGGGATGAGGTGCATGACATTGCCGAGCAATTGGAGCACATCAAATCGGAGGAATTGGTCAAACGTTTGGATATTTATTTGGCCTACCCCAAATTTGACCCTCATGGAGATCCCATTCCGGATGCAGATGGTAATTTTACTTTTCGCAAGCAAGCCCCTTTGGCCGAATCAAAATTAGGAGACAAAGTAATCGTAGTGGGGGTGCAAGACCACGCGCCCGCTTTTTTGCAGTATTTGGACCGGCTTAAGCTGGGTTTGGGTGCTCAACTTGAAATCCTGGATTACCACGAATACGATGGATCGATGAAAGTACGCCTGAAAAACGAGGGGGAAGAAACCCTATCGCGCAAGGTAAGTGAACATTTGCTGGTGCAAAAACAACAAAAAGCATAA
- the gltX gene encoding glutamate--tRNA ligase: MENIRVRFAPSPTGALHIGGIRTALYNYLLAKKFGGTFILRIEDTDQTRYVPGAEAYIIESLRWAGIVPMEGPGFGGAYGPYRQSDRKEIYLEYAQQLVDNGHGYYAFDTPEELDAVRKADENFKYDSKTRLKLKNSLTLSAEEVKRRLNAEEPYVIRLKVPEDQSILIQDLVRDEVSFQSNELDDKVMLKGDGMPTYHLANVIDDRLMKITHVIRGEEWLPSTAHHVLLYRAFGWETEMPRFAHLPLILKPDGKGKLSKRDGFRLGIPVFPISWNGETPEDSFIGFREFGFDPRAMVNFMAFMGWNPGTEQEIFSMDELAEAFTVEKIGKSGARFDFDKAKWFNQQYIMATPDAALAKTVRPIIEAHGHQPAEDFLRSFVGMMKERVILFPDFWTNGAYFFEDFTVFDEATIRKKWKAEGSRVIFAPLVEQLEALSDYTATTVQTCVEAFTANAGLKFGDVLPILRVGLTGTMKGPAVFDMMALLGKAECRRRLERAFDLFDKVS; encoded by the coding sequence ATGGAAAATATTCGCGTTCGTTTTGCCCCTAGCCCTACCGGAGCCCTGCACATTGGAGGTATCCGTACGGCTTTATACAACTACCTTTTGGCCAAAAAATTTGGCGGGACATTTATTCTGCGCATTGAAGATACGGATCAAACCCGTTATGTACCCGGTGCCGAAGCATACATCATTGAATCCTTGCGTTGGGCGGGCATTGTCCCCATGGAAGGCCCCGGGTTTGGTGGAGCATACGGCCCGTATCGGCAATCTGACCGCAAAGAAATATATCTGGAATATGCCCAGCAACTGGTGGACAATGGCCACGGCTACTACGCATTTGACACCCCCGAAGAACTTGATGCTGTGCGCAAAGCCGACGAAAATTTTAAATACGATAGCAAAACCCGCCTTAAACTAAAAAACAGTCTTACCCTCAGTGCTGAAGAGGTCAAGCGCCGCCTGAATGCTGAAGAACCCTACGTCATCCGTTTAAAAGTACCCGAAGATCAGAGTATCCTTATTCAGGATCTGGTGCGGGACGAAGTTTCCTTTCAAAGCAATGAATTGGATGATAAGGTGATGCTCAAAGGCGACGGCATGCCCACTTATCACCTGGCCAACGTCATCGACGACCGCTTGATGAAAATCACCCACGTCATTCGAGGTGAAGAATGGTTGCCCAGCACCGCCCACCACGTTTTGTTGTATCGCGCATTTGGCTGGGAAACAGAAATGCCCCGCTTTGCCCATTTGCCCCTGATCCTCAAACCCGACGGCAAAGGCAAGTTGAGCAAACGGGACGGTTTTCGTTTGGGTATTCCCGTTTTTCCCATTTCCTGGAATGGTGAAACCCCGGAAGATTCTTTTATCGGATTCAGAGAGTTTGGATTTGATCCACGGGCGATGGTCAACTTTATGGCTTTTATGGGTTGGAATCCCGGTACAGAGCAAGAGATCTTCAGCATGGACGAGCTTGCCGAAGCCTTTACGGTTGAGAAAATCGGCAAATCGGGTGCCCGTTTTGATTTTGACAAAGCCAAGTGGTTCAACCAGCAATACATCATGGCGACTCCAGATGCAGCGTTGGCAAAAACCGTTCGGCCGATCATCGAAGCACATGGCCATCAACCTGCGGAGGACTTTCTGCGCAGTTTTGTAGGCATGATGAAAGAACGGGTGATTCTTTTCCCCGATTTCTGGACGAATGGCGCGTACTTCTTTGAAGATTTTACCGTTTTTGATGAGGCGACCATTCGCAAAAAATGGAAAGCAGAGGGTAGTCGGGTCATTTTTGCCCCCCTGGTGGAGCAATTAGAGGCATTAAGCGATTACACCGCAACAACCGTGCAGACTTGTGTAGAGGCATTTACGGCTAACGCTGGCCTGAAATTTGGCGATGTACTCCCCATTTTGCGCGTTGGCCTGACGGGTACCATGAAGGGTCCGGCAGTGTTTGACATGATGGCCCTTTTAGGCAAAGCCGAATGCCGAAGAAGATTGGAAAGAGCTTTTGATTTGTTTGATAAAGTGAGTTAA